Proteins from one Impatiens glandulifera chromosome 2, dImpGla2.1, whole genome shotgun sequence genomic window:
- the LOC124927878 gene encoding U-box domain-containing protein 15-like encodes MEGQVQLLPRIQPFAKQKLERAGRMLLPATASSDHGSSCTGTGLELTGGNIVAEMLEAIDTVTSFTSYRRTHRKDCLNLSRRLKLLIPFLEEIRDYIHVSSTEVSNHAIHRLMSLKKALVSAKKLLKICNHGSKIYLALESEAIMSRFHSAYDKLNDALDNLPCEELGTSEEVKEQVELMRVQLKRAKRRADTQDIELAMDMMVVFSKGEEDRSADMAILERLAKKLELHTIPDLKIETALVDKLVNDRGHSSETIKIMLDVLWKFKQIAGVEVPEDVIVNSPVPTSRSLRRCRSFLYPNEFLCPITLDLMTDPVIIATGQTYERESIERWLSSDQRTCPKTGQKLTHLTLVPNFALRNLILQWCETNSIELLKKYNLDGSDSFAELTNLISSSIQNLSSHDLDTQMEAIAKIRMLSKDSPEGRTMIANNGGIPPLVHLLSRHDPRIQEHAVTALLNLSLDESNKRVISREGAIPFMIDILHNGTNEGKENSAAALFSLSMLDENKVLIGSINGIPALVKLLSSGTIRGKKDAATALFNLSLNVGNKCRAIKAGIVSALVELMEDKESGMMNESLSILLLLASNSEGCKEMGQLSFVKTIVSVMRDGTEKNKECATALLLELSLKNSFCILAALHHGVYEPLVEIAKSGTNRGKRKANSLLQHMSNCEQIP; translated from the exons ATGGAGGGACAGGTGCAGTTGCTGCCGAGAATTCAACCGTTCGCTAAGCAGAAACTGGAGAGAGCTGGGAGAATGCTTCTGCCGGCGACGGCGTCTTCTGATCACGGTTCATCCTGTACCGGAACTGGATTGGAATTAACAGGCGGTAACATTGTTGCCGAAATGCTTGAAGCTATCGATACAGTCACGTCGTTTACGAGTTACCGAAGGACGCACAGGAAAGATTGTTTGAATCTTTCCAGGAGGTTGAAGTTGTTGATTCCTTTTCTCGAAGAGATTAGAGATTACATTCACGTATCATCGACGGAAGTCTCGAATCACGCGATCCATCGTTTGATGAGTTTGAAGAAGGCTCTCGTTTCCGCTAAGAAATTGTTGAAGATTTGTAATCACGGAAGCAAGATTTATCTG GCTTTGGAGAGTGAGGCGATAATGAGTAGGTTTCATTCTGCTTATGACAAGTTGAACGATGCTTTGGATAATTTGCCTTGTGAAGAACTTGGTACCTCAGAAGAAGTCAAAGAACAA GTTGAGCTAATGCGGGTGCAACTTAAGAGGGCGAAAAGGAGAGCAGATACGCAGGACATTGAACTGGCTATGGATATGATGGTCGTGTTTTCCAAAGGGGAAGAAGACAGGAGTGCTGATATGGCTATATTAGAAAGGCTAGCAAAGAAGTTGGAATTACACACAATACCAGATCTGAAAATCGAAACAGCACTTGTTGATAAGCTTGTCAATGATAGAGGTCATAGTTCAGAAACCATCAAGATAATGCTTGATGTTCTTTGGAAATTTAAACAAATTGCTGGTGTGGAAGTGCCAGAAGATGTCATTGTTAACAGTCCTGTCCCAACATCAAGGTCTCTCCGTAGGTGCCGCTCCTTTCTATACCCTAATGAGTTTCTTTGCCCCATTACATTGGACTTAATGACAGATCCTGTCATTATCGCAACTGGACAG ACTTACGAAAGAGAAAGCATAGAAAGGTGGTTGAGTTCAGATCAAAGAACATGCCCAAAGACAGGACAAAAGTTAACCCACTTAACATTAGTCCCAAATTTCGCTCTCAGAAACCTTATCCTACAATGGTGCGAAACCAACAGCATAGAGCTCCTCAAAAAGTACAATCTAGATGGCTCAGACAGCTTTGCCGAACTCACAAATCTCATATCATCATCCATCCAGAATCTGTCATCTCATGATCTCGACACACAGATGGAGGCTATTGCGAAAATTCGAATGCTATCTAAGGATTCTCCTGAGGGTCGAACAATGATAGCGAATAACGGAGGTATCCCTCCTCTAGTTCATCTCTTGTCCAGACATGATCCCAGAATTCAGGAACATGCTGTAACGGCTCTATTGAATTTGTCACTGGATGAGTCGAACAAAAGGGTTATATCTAGAGAAGGTGCAATTCCTTTCATGATTGATATATTACATAATGGAACAAACGAAGGGAAGGAGAATTCAGCGGCTGCTTTATTTAGCTTATCGATGTTGGACGAGAATAAGGTGTTGATTGGTAGCATAAATGGGATTCCAGCTCTGGTTAAGCTTCTAAGTAGTGGGACAATAAGAGGGAAGAAGGATGCAGCGACGGCTTTGTTTAATCTGTCGCTGAATGTAGGCAACAAGTGTAGGGCCATAAAGGCTGGGATAGTGTCAGCATTGGTTGAGTTAATGGAAGATAAAGAGTCGGGAATGATGAATGAATCGCTGTCGATTCTTTTACTACTTGCCTCGAATTCAGAAGGGTGTAAAGAAATGGGGCAGCTTTCGTTTGTGAAGACAATTGTGTCGGTTATGAGAGATGGGACAGAGAAGAATAAGGAATGCGCGACGGCTCTTCTGCTGGAGTTGAGTTTGAAGAATTCGTTCTGCATTCTGGCTGCGCTTCACCACGGGGTGTATGAACCTTTGGTGGAGATTGCGAAATCTGGAACGAATCGGGGCAAGAGAAAAGCTAATTCCTTGTTGCAACATATGAGTAATTGCGAACAAATACCTTAA